The following proteins come from a genomic window of bacterium:
- a CDS encoding heavy metal translocating P-type ATPase — MIQPGQADTAVDPICGMRVETATALIAERNGLTAYFCSEHCRQTFLSHPPDAGRVKQVARAGGTVAYTCPMHPEVLQDHPGSCPTCGMALEPRTGMTGTDDQANPELLDMSRRLWFAAALTAPLVLVAMGHLIPGQPISHMLTLRAQTLLQLALATPVCTWAAWPFYVRAVQSVKNRSLNMFTLIGLGVGVAFAYSVVAALLPGLFPTSFRMHGEAAVYFESAGAIVTLILLGQVIELRARSRTGQAVRLLLGLQAKTARLLMDDGTERDVALDQVQVGQRLRVRPGEKVPVDGVVLEGSSSLDESMVSGEAIPVEKGVGDRLIGSTVNGGGGLVMRAEKVGAETLLARIVALVAEAQRSRAPIQRLVDVVAAWFVPAVILCAVLTFIAWSLLGPEPRLSHALINAVAVLIIACPCALGLATPMSIMVATGKGAGMGILFRSAEAIELLRQVDTLVVDKTGTLTEGKPKLVSVVVAQGGEERSLLRQAASLERASEHPLAAAIVAGAEERGLVLTDVRDFSSSTGLGVKGRVEEREVALGNLSFMASLGVLPGELATRADEMRRDGRTVLFVAVDGQVAGLLGVADPLKATTAEAIRTLHAEGVRIVMLTGDNRTTAEAVARSLGIDEILADVLPGQKADVIKRLQAEGRVVAMAGDGVNDAPALAQAQVGIAMGTGTDVAMESAGVTLVQGDLRGIARARRLSRRTMSNIKQNLFFAFVYNTVGIPVAAGVLYPLFGVLLSPVMAAAAMSLSSVSVIANALRLRGAKL; from the coding sequence ATGATCCAACCCGGCCAAGCCGACACGGCCGTCGACCCCATCTGCGGCATGAGGGTGGAGACGGCCACCGCGCTGATTGCCGAGCGCAATGGACTGACCGCCTACTTCTGCAGCGAGCACTGCCGTCAGACCTTCCTGTCACATCCGCCTGATGCGGGGCGGGTGAAGCAGGTGGCAAGGGCGGGGGGGACGGTCGCCTATACATGCCCCATGCATCCCGAGGTGCTGCAGGACCATCCCGGCAGTTGCCCCACCTGCGGCATGGCGCTGGAACCAAGGACGGGCATGACGGGCACGGACGACCAGGCGAATCCCGAGCTGCTTGACATGAGCCGGCGCTTGTGGTTCGCCGCCGCGCTGACCGCGCCGCTTGTCCTCGTGGCGATGGGCCACCTGATTCCCGGCCAGCCGATCTCGCACATGCTCACCCTGCGGGCCCAGACGCTGCTCCAGCTGGCCCTGGCGACGCCGGTCTGCACATGGGCGGCGTGGCCCTTTTATGTCCGCGCGGTGCAATCCGTCAAGAACAGAAGCCTCAACATGTTCACGCTGATCGGCCTGGGCGTGGGCGTAGCTTTTGCCTACAGCGTGGTGGCCGCCTTGCTTCCAGGCCTCTTTCCAACGTCCTTCCGCATGCACGGCGAAGCGGCCGTCTACTTCGAATCCGCCGGCGCCATCGTGACACTGATCCTGCTGGGCCAGGTGATCGAGCTGCGCGCGCGCAGCCGGACGGGACAGGCCGTACGGCTGCTGCTCGGCCTGCAGGCCAAGACCGCGCGGCTGCTCATGGATGACGGCACAGAGCGGGATGTGGCCCTGGACCAGGTGCAGGTCGGACAGCGTCTACGCGTGCGGCCGGGCGAGAAGGTGCCGGTGGACGGAGTCGTCCTGGAAGGCTCCAGCTCGCTGGACGAGTCCATGGTCAGCGGCGAGGCGATCCCGGTGGAAAAGGGCGTGGGCGATCGGCTCATCGGTTCGACCGTGAACGGTGGCGGCGGCCTCGTCATGCGCGCGGAGAAGGTGGGCGCCGAGACCCTGCTGGCGAGGATCGTGGCGCTGGTCGCCGAGGCCCAGCGCAGCCGTGCGCCGATCCAGCGACTGGTCGATGTCGTGGCCGCCTGGTTCGTGCCGGCCGTCATCCTCTGCGCCGTCCTGACCTTCATCGCCTGGTCCCTTCTGGGACCCGAGCCGCGTCTGTCCCACGCCCTCATCAATGCGGTGGCGGTGCTCATCATCGCCTGTCCCTGCGCTCTGGGCCTGGCCACGCCCATGTCGATCATGGTGGCCACGGGCAAGGGCGCTGGCATGGGCATCCTGTTCAGGAGCGCCGAGGCCATCGAGCTGCTGCGCCAGGTCGACACGCTGGTGGTCGACAAGACGGGCACGCTGACGGAGGGAAAGCCCAAACTCGTCAGTGTCGTGGTGGCGCAGGGCGGGGAGGAGCGCTCCCTGCTGCGGCAGGCGGCCAGCCTGGAACGGGCCAGCGAACACCCCCTCGCCGCCGCCATCGTCGCGGGCGCCGAGGAGCGAGGCCTGGTGTTGACCGATGTGCGGGACTTCTCATCCAGCACCGGCCTGGGGGTCAAGGGGCGGGTGGAGGAGCGCGAGGTCGCGCTGGGCAACCTGTCCTTCATGGCGAGCCTGGGAGTCCTGCCCGGCGAGCTGGCGACCCGCGCGGACGAGATGCGGCGCGATGGCCGGACCGTCCTGTTCGTGGCCGTCGACGGCCAGGTGGCGGGCCTGCTCGGCGTGGCCGATCCGCTCAAGGCCACGACCGCCGAGGCCATTCGCACCCTGCACGCCGAAGGCGTCCGGATCGTCATGCTGACAGGAGACAACCGCACCACGGCCGAAGCCGTCGCGCGAAGCCTGGGCATCGACGAGATCCTGGCTGATGTGCTGCCCGGCCAGAAGGCCGACGTGATCAAGCGCCTGCAGGCGGAAGGGCGCGTCGTGGCCATGGCCGGCGATGGCGTCAACGACGCCCCGGCGCTGGCCCAGGCGCAGGTCGGCATCGCCATGGGCACGGGGACGGACGTGGCGATGGAGAGCGCGGGCGTCACCCTCGTCCAGGGCGACCTGCGGGGCATCGCGCGGGCCCGCCGGCTCAGCCGCCGCACCATGTCGAACATCAAGCAGAACCTGTTCTTCGCCTTCGTCTACAACACGGTGGGCATCCCCGTCGCCGCGGGTGTGCTCTATCCGTTGTTTGGCGTGCTGCTCAGCCCGGTGATGGCCGCGGCCGCCATGAGTCTCAGTTCGGTTTCGGTGATCGCCAACGCCCTGCGCCTGCGTGGTGCGAAGCTGTAG
- a CDS encoding ATP-binding cassette domain-containing protein → MIEVRSLSKDFHVHRKQEGLWGSLRSLVRRETVVKHAVREATFHVGEGEILGLVGANGAGKTTLVKMLAGIIHPSSGEARVLGHKPWERARDFQRRIALIMGQKAQLWWDLPAADCFLLLKEIYQIPERQYRETLAFLSETLQVKGELHIQIRRLSLGERMKMELIAALLHRPRVVFLDEPTIGLDLSAQRAIRDFILDYRQLHRPAMLLTSHYMEDIERLCARILIIREGELVFDGPLAEVMRTHARHKVVAVQLKPGAPPPDLRRLLGRGLDLEVLEEGPERLRIQAPRDEIPSLAGRLVTELAVHDLAIEEMDIGTVIEGLLHARRAQGDLPAAESPPAVEAA, encoded by the coding sequence ATGATCGAGGTGCGATCCCTCAGCAAGGATTTCCATGTCCACCGCAAGCAGGAGGGTCTCTGGGGCAGCCTGCGCTCGCTGGTCAGGCGGGAGACGGTGGTCAAGCACGCTGTGCGCGAGGCCACCTTCCACGTGGGCGAAGGCGAGATCCTCGGCCTGGTGGGGGCCAACGGCGCCGGCAAGACCACGCTGGTCAAGATGCTGGCCGGGATCATCCACCCCAGTTCAGGCGAGGCGCGGGTGCTGGGGCACAAGCCCTGGGAGAGGGCGCGGGACTTCCAGCGCCGCATCGCCCTCATCATGGGCCAGAAGGCGCAGTTGTGGTGGGACCTGCCGGCGGCGGACTGCTTCCTCCTGCTCAAGGAGATCTACCAGATCCCCGAGCGCCAGTACCGCGAGACCCTCGCCTTCCTCAGCGAGACCCTGCAGGTGAAGGGCGAGCTGCACATCCAGATCCGCCGCCTCAGCCTGGGGGAGCGGATGAAGATGGAGCTGATCGCCGCCCTCCTCCACCGGCCGCGCGTGGTCTTCCTGGACGAGCCCACCATCGGCCTCGACCTCAGCGCCCAGCGCGCCATCCGCGACTTCATCCTCGACTACCGGCAGCTGCACCGCCCGGCCATGCTGCTGACCAGCCACTACATGGAGGACATCGAGCGGCTCTGCGCGCGCATCCTCATCATCCGCGAAGGCGAGCTGGTCTTCGACGGGCCGCTGGCCGAGGTGATGCGCACCCACGCCCGGCACAAGGTGGTGGCCGTGCAGCTCAAGCCGGGGGCGCCGCCGCCCGACCTGCGCCGCCTGCTGGGGCGGGGCCTGGATCTCGAGGTGCTCGAGGAGGGGCCGGAGCGCTTGCGCATCCAGGCGCCGCGGGACGAGATCCCCAGCCTGGCCGGCCGCCTGGTGACGGAACTGGCCGTGCACGACCTCGCCATCGAGGAGATGGACATCGGCACCGTGATCGAGGGCCTGCTCCACGCCCGCCGCGCCCAAGGCGACCTGCCGGCCGCCGAGTCCCCGCCCGCGGTGGAGGCGGCGTGA
- a CDS encoding metal ABC transporter ATP-binding protein, whose translation MSRPPAIEVHDLTVAYRARPVLWDVDLEVKAGTLTALVGPNGAGKSTLLKAILGLVKPAAGTVQVLGAPLALVRRRVAYVPQRGNVDWDFPVTVEDVVLMGTYGRLGWFRRPGAAERREARQALDRVGMTDYARRQIRQLSGGQQQRTFLARALAQGGELLIMDEPFQGVDARTERTIVDLLRQLRTEGSTVLVVHHDLQTVPDYFDEVALLNVQLVAAGPVAEVFTEANLRHTYGGRVAGERPAAAFPGVDA comes from the coding sequence ATGAGCCGGCCACCCGCCATCGAGGTGCATGACCTCACCGTCGCCTACCGGGCGCGGCCCGTGCTCTGGGACGTCGACCTCGAGGTGAAGGCCGGCACCCTGACGGCGCTGGTCGGACCCAACGGCGCCGGCAAATCCACCCTGCTCAAGGCGATCCTCGGCCTGGTCAAGCCGGCGGCGGGCACCGTGCAGGTCCTTGGGGCGCCGCTGGCCCTGGTGCGGCGCCGGGTGGCCTATGTCCCGCAGCGGGGCAACGTGGATTGGGACTTCCCCGTCACGGTGGAGGACGTGGTGCTCATGGGCACCTATGGGCGTCTGGGCTGGTTCCGGCGGCCCGGTGCGGCAGAGCGACGGGAGGCGCGCCAGGCCCTCGATCGCGTCGGCATGACCGACTACGCCCGCCGCCAGATCCGCCAGCTCTCGGGCGGGCAGCAGCAGCGCACCTTCCTCGCCCGGGCCCTGGCCCAGGGTGGCGAGCTGCTCATCATGGACGAGCCTTTCCAGGGGGTGGATGCCCGCACCGAGCGGACCATCGTCGACCTGCTGCGACAACTGCGCACGGAGGGTTCCACCGTGCTCGTCGTCCACCACGACCTGCAGACGGTGCCCGATTACTTCGACGAGGTCGCCCTGCTCAACGTGCAGCTGGTGGCGGCCGGCCCCGTGGCGGAGGTCTTCACCGAAGCCAACCTGCGCCACACCTACGGCGGCCGGGTCGCCGGCGAGCGGCCCGCCGCCGCCTTCCCGGGAGTGGACGCGTGA
- a CDS encoding metal ABC transporter permease — MTPVLEVQLIAVVAALACALPGVWLLLRRQALLSDAISHSVLLGIVLGYLWLGRLDSPWLVAAAALSGLAMVWLVELLRRSGRMKEDAALGLVFPVMFSLAVVLVTRLAGGVHLDTDAVLLGELAFAPFRRLALFGLDLPHALWQMGGLLLANLLFLLVFWKELTASAFDPLLASALGFLPALLHTAELGLLSLTCVGAFDAVGSVLVVALVVTPGAVALLLSERLPAVFAWAALAAVAMALLGWQIAWRLDASIAGSMAVAGGVLFGLALLLSPEHGLVATRRRSRQQSRLFARRVLAIHLFNHEGTAEEERECRLGHLSEHLGWSAETAGRVVRWGEAEGDLACRGEYLGLTNQGRRLARQALEDLPLQMTGRGTEAWACPWPRRG; from the coding sequence ATGACTCCCGTGCTTGAAGTCCAGCTCATCGCCGTCGTGGCGGCCCTGGCCTGCGCCCTCCCCGGCGTCTGGCTGCTGCTGCGTCGCCAGGCGCTGCTCAGCGACGCCATCAGCCACAGCGTGCTGCTCGGCATCGTGCTGGGCTACCTCTGGTTGGGCCGTCTGGACTCCCCCTGGCTGGTGGCTGCGGCGGCCCTGAGCGGCCTGGCCATGGTCTGGCTGGTGGAGCTGCTGCGGCGCAGCGGCCGCATGAAGGAGGACGCCGCGTTGGGCCTTGTCTTTCCCGTCATGTTCAGCCTGGCCGTCGTCCTCGTCACGCGCCTGGCCGGCGGGGTGCATCTGGACACCGACGCCGTGCTGCTCGGCGAACTGGCTTTCGCCCCCTTTCGCCGGCTCGCGCTCTTCGGCCTCGACCTGCCCCACGCCCTCTGGCAGATGGGCGGCCTCCTGCTGGCCAACCTTCTCTTCCTCCTCGTCTTCTGGAAGGAATTGACCGCCTCCGCCTTCGACCCGCTGCTGGCATCCGCCCTCGGCTTCCTGCCGGCCCTGCTGCACACCGCGGAGCTGGGCCTGCTTTCGCTTACTTGCGTGGGCGCCTTCGACGCGGTGGGTTCCGTCCTGGTGGTCGCCCTGGTCGTCACGCCCGGCGCCGTCGCCCTGCTGCTCAGCGAACGGTTGCCCGCCGTCTTTGCCTGGGCCGCGCTGGCCGCCGTGGCCATGGCCCTCCTTGGCTGGCAGATCGCCTGGCGCCTGGATGCCTCCATCGCCGGGTCCATGGCGGTGGCGGGCGGCGTCCTCTTTGGACTGGCCCTCCTCCTCTCCCCGGAGCACGGGCTGGTGGCGACCCGGCGACGCAGCCGCCAGCAGAGCCGCCTCTTCGCCCGGCGCGTGCTGGCCATCCATCTCTTCAACCACGAAGGGACGGCGGAGGAGGAGCGCGAATGCCGCCTGGGCCACCTGAGCGAGCACCTGGGCTGGTCGGCCGAGACGGCGGGACGCGTGGTGCGCTGGGGGGAGGCGGAGGGGGATCTGGCCTGCCGGGGCGAGTATCTTGGCTTGACGAATCAGGGGCGGCGCCTGGCCCGCCAGGCCCTGGAGGACCTGCCCCTGCAGATGACGGGACGCGGCACGGAGGCATGGGCCTGTCCCTGGCCGCGCCGGGGATGA
- a CDS encoding ABC-2 family transporter protein, with protein sequence MGRHLRLYLHFLRFSFSRAMEFRVDFFFRIVMDAAFYAVQLAFFGVLYRHTALLGGWDLDQAIVFACGFFLIDALHMTIFANNMWWLPIFVNKGDLDYYLTRPVSPLFFLSLRDFAANSFVNLLIAVALLAWALGRYPGPLDPLAAGVFILLLLNGAILYWLVHLAFLIPVFWLHSSRGLGETFYVLEKYSERPDRIFRGWVRRILVTALPFALISSFPTALLFEGVSPALLGHVLGVTALFFLAVLGFWRLALRNYASASS encoded by the coding sequence ATGGGCCGCCACTTGCGCCTCTACCTGCACTTCCTGCGCTTCTCCTTCAGCCGCGCCATGGAGTTCCGCGTCGATTTCTTCTTCCGCATCGTGATGGACGCCGCCTTCTACGCCGTGCAGCTGGCCTTCTTCGGCGTCCTCTACCGGCACACGGCCCTGCTGGGAGGCTGGGACCTGGACCAGGCCATCGTCTTCGCCTGCGGCTTCTTCCTCATCGACGCCCTGCACATGACCATCTTCGCCAACAACATGTGGTGGCTGCCCATCTTCGTCAACAAGGGCGACCTGGACTACTACCTGACGCGCCCGGTCAGCCCCCTCTTCTTCCTCAGCCTGCGCGATTTCGCCGCCAACTCCTTCGTCAACCTGCTCATCGCCGTCGCCCTGCTGGCCTGGGCCCTGGGCCGCTACCCCGGCCCCCTCGACCCCCTGGCCGCCGGCGTCTTCATCCTGCTCCTGCTCAACGGCGCCATCCTCTACTGGCTGGTGCACCTCGCCTTCCTCATCCCCGTCTTCTGGCTCCATTCGAGCCGCGGCCTGGGCGAGACCTTCTATGTGCTGGAGAAGTACAGCGAACGGCCGGACCGCATCTTCCGCGGCTGGGTGCGGCGCATCCTGGTGACGGCCCTGCCCTTCGCCCTCATCAGCTCCTTCCCCACCGCCCTGCTCTTCGAGGGCGTCTCCCCCGCCCTGCTGGGTCACGTGCTGGGGGTGACGGCCCTCTTCTTCCTGGCCGTCCTCGGCTTCTGGCGGCTGGCCCTGCGCAACTACGCCTCGGCCTCCTCTTGA
- a CDS encoding ABC-2 family transporter protein, with product MRQRARLFSHVASVEARKAMSYRADFWINVVVSFFAQLGVVWYLWEAIFRSTGQALIGGWDLPSMLQYYVLVILCGKLVRGQEMMAGLSQDIYDGGLSRYLLYPVDYWSVKYAQHVGALLPALVQLVLFMALMPLFSGSIGAFRPGPAELAMGAIALAAGNLLYFLLLLPIQAVAFWADNVWSLAVLVRFGSGLLGGALLPLSLFPDEARAVLDLLPFRFLFDFPVSALMGRLAFGEWAAGMGLIGLWCGLLWALSRLVWRRGELSYTGVGI from the coding sequence GTGAGGCAGCGCGCCCGCCTCTTCAGCCACGTGGCCAGCGTGGAGGCGCGCAAGGCGATGAGCTACCGCGCCGACTTCTGGATCAACGTCGTGGTGAGCTTCTTCGCCCAGCTGGGCGTGGTCTGGTACTTGTGGGAGGCCATCTTCCGCAGCACGGGCCAAGCGCTGATCGGCGGTTGGGACCTGCCCTCCATGCTGCAGTACTACGTGCTGGTCATTCTCTGCGGCAAGCTGGTGCGCGGCCAGGAGATGATGGCCGGCCTCTCCCAGGACATCTACGACGGCGGCCTGAGCCGCTACCTGCTCTACCCCGTCGACTACTGGAGCGTCAAGTACGCCCAGCATGTGGGCGCCCTGCTCCCGGCCCTGGTGCAGCTCGTCCTCTTCATGGCGCTCATGCCCCTCTTCTCCGGCAGCATCGGCGCCTTCCGCCCGGGGCCGGCCGAACTGGCCATGGGCGCCATCGCCCTGGCGGCGGGCAACCTGCTCTACTTCCTGCTCCTGCTGCCCATCCAGGCCGTGGCCTTCTGGGCGGACAACGTGTGGAGCCTGGCCGTGCTGGTGCGCTTCGGCAGCGGCCTGCTGGGCGGGGCCCTGCTGCCCCTCAGCCTCTTCCCGGACGAGGCGCGGGCGGTGCTGGACCTGCTCCCCTTCCGCTTCCTCTTCGACTTCCCGGTGAGCGCCCTGATGGGCCGCCTCGCCTTCGGCGAGTGGGCGGCGGGCATGGGCCTGATCGGCTTGTGGTGCGGCCTGCTGTGGGCCCTGTCGCGGCTGGTCTGGCGGCGCGGGGAGCTAAGCTACACGGGAGTGGGGATCTGA
- a CDS encoding iron chelate uptake ABC transporter family permease subunit, translating to MTGLDHTARVVLSGCALIGLLGGVLGVFVVLRRQSLVGDVVSHAALPGIVLAFWLLGSRAAPVLAAGAIVAGLAGMLVVTFILRHSHIREDGALGLVLAGFFGLGVMLLTWIQGRPDAAQAGLDRYLFGSAASLLVRDLWWMGGAALAVVGVLVLLWKVFALTAFDPDFAAQLGWPTVRLDFILTLLTVLVIVLGLQTVGVVLMSALLVAPAVAARQWTDRLGAMTLLAALAGALAGLLGGWASLTVERMPTGPAIVLAAALLVALSLLASPRRGLLGVLLARRRARRGGEALPAGRA from the coding sequence GTGACGGGCCTGGACCACACCGCCCGCGTCGTGCTGTCCGGCTGCGCCCTCATCGGCCTGCTGGGCGGCGTGCTGGGCGTCTTCGTCGTGCTGCGCCGCCAGAGCCTGGTGGGGGACGTGGTCTCCCACGCCGCCCTGCCCGGCATCGTGCTCGCCTTCTGGCTGCTCGGCAGCCGCGCCGCCCCCGTCCTGGCGGCCGGCGCCATCGTGGCCGGCCTGGCCGGCATGTTGGTGGTGACCTTCATCCTGCGGCACTCCCACATCCGCGAGGACGGCGCCCTGGGCCTGGTCCTGGCCGGCTTCTTCGGCTTGGGCGTCATGCTCCTCACCTGGATCCAGGGACGCCCCGACGCCGCCCAGGCCGGGCTCGACCGCTACCTCTTCGGCAGCGCCGCCTCGCTGTTGGTGCGCGACCTGTGGTGGATGGGCGGCGCCGCGCTGGCCGTGGTCGGCGTGCTGGTCCTCCTGTGGAAGGTGTTCGCGCTGACCGCCTTCGACCCCGACTTCGCCGCCCAGCTGGGCTGGCCCACGGTGCGGCTGGACTTCATTCTCACCCTGCTCACCGTGCTGGTGATCGTGCTGGGGCTGCAGACGGTGGGCGTGGTGCTGATGAGCGCCCTGCTCGTCGCCCCGGCTGTCGCCGCCCGCCAATGGACGGACCGCCTGGGCGCCATGACCCTCCTCGCCGCGCTGGCGGGGGCCCTGGCCGGCCTCCTGGGTGGCTGGGCCAGTTTGACGGTGGAGCGGATGCCCACCGGCCCCGCCATCGTGCTGGCCGCCGCGCTGCTGGTGGCCCTCTCGCTGCTTGCCTCGCCCCGGCGCGGCTTGCTGGGGGTGCTGCTGGCGCGGCGTCGGGCGAGGCGCGGAGGGGAGGCGCTGCCGGCCGGCCGGGCCTGA
- a CDS encoding DUF302 domain-containing protein, with product MPTQFGMRASLNLPYEQAIEKTVAALLAEGFGVLTQIDVKATLKQKINEDFRRYVILGACNPALAHRALSANLNAGLLMPCNVTVYEEADGSIVTAVDPLETLGSLKEDNVAKDVAMEARAKLQRVVARLT from the coding sequence ATGCCAACCCAATTCGGCATGCGTGCAAGTTTGAATCTGCCGTACGAGCAGGCCATTGAGAAAACCGTGGCCGCCCTGCTGGCGGAGGGCTTTGGCGTGCTGACCCAGATCGATGTGAAGGCCACGTTGAAGCAGAAGATCAACGAGGACTTTCGCCGCTATGTGATTCTGGGCGCCTGCAATCCCGCACTTGCCCACCGCGCGCTTTCGGCCAACCTGAACGCGGGCCTGCTGATGCCCTGCAATGTCACCGTCTACGAGGAGGCTGACGGATCGATCGTCACGGCCGTGGACCCGCTGGAGACGTTGGGTTCCCTCAAGGAGGACAACGTGGCGAAGGACGTCGCCATGGAAGCCAGGGCCAAGCTGCAACGCGTCGTGGCGCGCCTCACGTGA
- a CDS encoding zinc ABC transporter substrate-binding protein — protein sequence MIHATRQPAAGSGLVLASLLSLLLLLAACVGGEPAADRPRVVCTTGMITDLAARIGGDRLQVDGLMGPGVDPHLYKASAGDLHLLSRADLVLSNGLHLEARLGEVLANLREARAVALCEGLEGVDLLVAAGGGDLPDPHLWFDVAAWSRVARRIGEELARLDPPGAASHRERAARLAEGLDSLDAAIRARTAALPPERRVLVTAHDAFQYFGRAYGFEVRGLQGISTVAEAGARDVQELAAFLAERRIPAIFVESSVPRRTLEAVREAAQAAGHEVAIGGELYSDALGSAGTPAATYEGMVAHNVDTILQALAVPKEAP from the coding sequence ATGATACACGCCACCCGTCAACCCGCGGCCGGTTCCGGCCTGGTCCTGGCCAGCCTGTTGTCGCTCCTGCTCCTGCTGGCCGCCTGCGTCGGGGGGGAGCCGGCGGCGGACCGGCCCCGCGTCGTCTGCACCACCGGCATGATCACCGACCTGGCAGCCCGCATCGGGGGTGACCGCCTCCAGGTGGACGGCCTGATGGGGCCGGGGGTCGATCCGCACCTCTACAAGGCGAGCGCCGGCGATCTCCACCTGCTCAGCCGCGCCGATCTCGTGCTCAGCAACGGCCTGCATCTGGAGGCCCGTCTGGGGGAGGTGCTGGCCAACCTGCGTGAGGCTCGCGCCGTCGCCCTCTGCGAGGGATTGGAGGGAGTCGACCTGCTGGTCGCCGCCGGGGGCGGCGATCTGCCTGATCCGCATCTCTGGTTCGACGTGGCGGCCTGGAGCCGCGTCGCCCGGCGCATCGGCGAGGAGCTGGCCCGCCTCGATCCGCCGGGGGCCGCCAGCCACCGGGAGCGCGCCGCCCGCCTGGCGGAGGGCCTGGACAGCCTGGACGCCGCCATCCGCGCCCGCACGGCCGCCCTGCCGCCCGAGCGCCGCGTCCTGGTCACCGCCCACGACGCCTTCCAGTACTTTGGCCGCGCCTACGGCTTCGAGGTGCGGGGCCTGCAAGGCATTTCCACGGTGGCCGAGGCGGGGGCGCGGGACGTGCAGGAGCTGGCCGCCTTCCTGGCCGAGCGGCGCATCCCGGCCATCTTCGTGGAGTCCAGCGTGCCACGCCGCACCCTGGAGGCCGTGCGCGAGGCGGCCCAGGCCGCCGGGCACGAGGTGGCCATTGGCGGCGAACTCTACTCCGACGCCCTGGGCAGCGCCGGCACGCCCGCCGCCACCTACGAGGGGATGGTGGCCCACAACGTGGACACCATCCTCCAGGCGCTCGCCGTGCCAAAGGAGGCGCCATGA
- a CDS encoding very short patch repair endonuclease: protein MAATDVITPEARSALMARIKGKGTKPELLVRSLVHAMGFRFRLHRRDLPGTPDLAFIARRKVIFVNGCFWHSHKGCAGYRLPKSNRGFWKEKHDRNRARDRSALATLRHAGWDTLVVWECETRDLEALSAKLSEFLTSVGGSSTGPALDKARRWRIQ, encoded by the coding sequence ATGGCCGCGACGGACGTGATCACACCCGAGGCCCGCAGCGCGTTGATGGCCCGGATCAAAGGCAAGGGTACCAAGCCCGAGCTCTTGGTACGCAGTCTTGTCCATGCCATGGGATTCCGGTTCCGCCTGCATCGACGAGACTTGCCGGGCACACCAGATCTCGCGTTCATTGCACGGCGGAAGGTCATCTTCGTAAACGGCTGTTTCTGGCATTCACACAAAGGCTGTGCCGGCTACCGGTTGCCGAAGTCCAACCGAGGATTTTGGAAGGAAAAGCACGACCGCAACCGCGCCCGGGACCGCAGTGCGCTGGCCACTTTGCGCCATGCCGGTTGGGACACGCTGGTCGTCTGGGAGTGCGAGACCCGCGATTTGGAGGCCTTGTCGGCCAAGTTGTCCGAATTCCTGACGTCCGTGGGTGGCTCCTCGACCGGCCCCGCCCTGGACAAAGCCCGGAGGTGGAGGATTCAATGA
- a CDS encoding carbohydrate binding domain-containing protein, protein MSRSPFAGPTLTLFTLALLVALGGLGCGQSTSIVRNQAIGNNGSFEHDRSGRPVNWHVHQKAVKKSRTELSLDKTEVRDGGQSLKFSVGTASGNGAGESPGIYQDFATRPNRTYRVSFWLKNNQTRFKVFVTGLSPKTTPTRQLVLSEEGLEDDWSQFNVNHTTTGAQTAIRFELNITGPGTLWIDGVEIQEVDGN, encoded by the coding sequence ATGTCCCGCTCACCCTTTGCCGGCCCGACCCTGACCTTGTTCACCCTGGCCCTGCTCGTCGCGCTGGGTGGTCTTGGCTGCGGCCAGTCCACCTCCATCGTCCGCAACCAGGCCATCGGCAATAACGGCAGCTTCGAGCATGACCGCTCGGGACGGCCCGTCAACTGGCACGTCCACCAGAAGGCCGTGAAGAAGAGCCGCACGGAGCTGAGCCTGGACAAAACGGAGGTGCGGGACGGCGGCCAGTCCCTCAAGTTCAGCGTGGGCACCGCCTCCGGCAATGGGGCGGGGGAGTCTCCCGGGATCTACCAGGACTTCGCCACCCGGCCCAACCGCACCTATCGCGTCTCCTTCTGGCTGAAGAACAACCAGACCCGCTTCAAGGTCTTCGTGACCGGCCTCTCGCCCAAGACCACGCCCACCCGCCAGCTCGTCCTCAGCGAAGAAGGCCTGGAGGACGACTGGTCCCAGTTCAATGTCAACCACACGACCACCGGCGCCCAGACGGCGATCCGCTTCGAGCTGAACATCACCGGTCCGGGCACTCTCTGGATCGACGGCGTGGAGATCCAGGAAGTGGACGGCAACTAA